A window of Babesia microti strain RI chromosome III, complete genome contains these coding sequences:
- a CDS encoding AP-1 complex subunit gamma-1 (overlaps_old_locusTagID:BBM_III02500): MSIKDLVRRIRCCKTLAEERALIATECANIRTGFREDPNSDRRRNVTKLLFIHILGHATNFGQIECLKLVASDKFSDKRIGYLGLSLLLNENMEILMLVTNSIKLDLSHPNHYVSSLALTALANIGTLEMFQSLDTEIQYLLQVSNPLIKKKAALCMKRYILKLNTPPSIIHDDVTLYIHMVPKLILDQNHGVVSSGCVLLTALLDRYPDYPEWSSNVPVLIERMYKLIGPPGTNGPVYGDCSIGGIPDPFLQSKILRLLCRLSAFKLQPHVQRELNNLLAQIATQQDTKNNKVLTYNPGVSVQYACVECIFACPVEKGLRLLASNIIKRFLESPDNNLKCVALNILQKIVKSDTTTAQRHINYIVHCLLNPDIYIRKVALNVSFLLTNQENVLPMVKHFSNILLTSNDSLKRDAAMKISHALTAFYTPPIYQLEMYIKLLSLTGSSAPNEILSKLCDLIRKNPDITDKAISQLFVAARSNINQLLLVNACLWSLSECVTDGKEGWSSRLDSVLSRGIMPNKYPHATTKNNNSNDSTNILDSMDPFSQSELDILSTVGNANDNNGNNDNGDENTEKFELPIHEVISFLIHLSERVLSGVGTDNGEYLLNCLCKLSLKYPEHLTIFREIISKFRNFENIELQQRACEFYLILGILDGDTAVPCSTDFVFTGNDPTIGINNDEYSIGDIISSPNTKPLGTNLMNAHANFELNYPFTTDTNLTMGINLLELDFLKPIPQNESTFNLPDKRGEKMVAECKTDFLKPNISNLVMDDPFTSVAEEAFSKKSNDIKIESDSLFYPTKSPSYSARDDNLKIDIEPSFYSTAIPAHTATDTSTTDHMRQLDLIKDELSQVDAFADLSLDKR; this comes from the coding sequence ATGAGCATAAAGGATTTGGTTCGCCGCATCCGCTGTTGCAAAACTTTAGCAGAGGAACGCGCTTTGATAGCCACAGAATGTGCTAATATCAGAACAGGGTTTAGGGAGGATCCCAATAGCGATCGCCGCCGAAATGTCACAAAACTTTTGTTCATCCATATTTTGGGTCACGCAACAAATTTCGGCCAAATTGAATGTCTAAAGCTTGTTGCATCAGACAAATTTTCAGACAAACGCATAGGTTACCTGGGTTTGTCACTATTGTTAAATGAAAACATGGAGATTTTGATGCTAGTAACTAATTCTATCAAATTGGATCTATCCCACCCAAATCATTACGTCTCATCACTTGCACTAACTGCCTTAGCAAATATAGGCACTTTGGAAATGTTTCAGTCGTTAGACACTGAAATACAGTATTTACTGCAAGTCAGCAATCCTCTAATTAAGAAGAAGGCAGCACTATGTATGAAAAGGTATATACTCAAATTAAATACTCCACCATCGATAATCCATGATGACGTCACCTTGTATATTCATATGGTTCCTAAGCTGATTTTGGACCAAAATCATGGCGTTGTTTCATCTGGGTGCGTCTTGCTAACTGCTTTATTGGATCGATACCCCGATTACCCAGAGTGGAGTTCAAATGTACCGGTTTTAATTGAAAGGATGTATAAACTAATTGGCCCCCCTGGCACTAATGGTCCTGTATACGGCGATTGTTCTATAGGTGGCATTCCAGATCCCTTCCTCCAATCAAAGATTTTACGTCTGCTATGTCGCTTGTCGGCGTTTAAATTGCAACCTCATGTACAAAGGGAGCTAAATAATCTGCTAGCCCAAATTGCAACTCAACAagatacaaaaaataacaaaGTTTTGACCTATAATCCAGGTGTTAGTGTTCAATATGCTTGTGTAGAATGTATTTTTGCTTGTCCAGTCGAGAAGGGGCTAAGGCTATTAGCTAGTAACATCATTAAACGATTTTTAGAGAGCCCAGATAACAATCTAAAGTGCGTGGCGCTAAACATACTTCAAAAGATAGTAAAAAGTGACACAACGACTGCACAGCGCCACATAAACTACATTGTGCACTGTTTGCTCAATCCAGATATCTATATCCGAAAGGTGGCACTCAACGTATCTTTTCTACTTACTAACCAGGAAAATGTTTTACCCATGGTAAAACATTTTTctaatatactattaacTTCGAATGACTCTTTGAAGCGCGATGCTGCAATGAAGATAAGCCATGCATTAACAGCCTTTTACACACCACCGATTTATCAGCTGGAGATGTATATAAAACTACTGTCACTTACTGGATCATCTGCGCCTAATGAGATCCTATCCAAACTGTGCGATTTAATTCGAAAGAACCCCGACATTACAGACAAGGCAATTTCCCAACTATTTGTAGCAGCAAGAAGTAATATTAACCAACTTCTGTTGGTCAATGCATGCCTGTGGTCGCTTAGTGAATGTGTTACGGATGGCAAGGAGGGTTGGTCGAGTCGCCTTGACTCTGTCCTTTCTAGGGGCATTATGCCAAATAAATATCCACACGCTACtactaaaaataataactcTAATGATTCAACCAACATACTGGATTCAATGGACCCATTTTCACAGTCTGAATTGGACATTTTAAGTACTGTTGGCAATgctaatgataataatggCAATAATGACAATGGTGATGAGAACACTGAAAAATTCGAATTACCGATACATGAAGTAATTTCCTTCCTGATACACTTGTCAGAAAGGGTGTTATCCGGTGTTGGAACTGATAACGGAGAGTATTTGTTGAATTGCCTTTGCAAATTGTCACTAAAGTACCCGGAGCATTTGACTATTTTCAGGGAAATCATATCCAAATTCCGTAATTTTGAAAACATAGAGTTACAACAACGTGCGTGTGAgttttatttgattttggGAATTCTTGATGGTGACACAGCTGTTCCTTGCAGTACAGATTTTGTTTTTACTGGCAATGATCCTACAATCGGTATcaataatgatgaatataGTATAGGTGACATTATTTCATCACCCAATACTAAACCATTGGGTACCAATTTAATGAATGCCCACGCAAATTTTGAACTGAATTACCCATTTACAACTGATACCAACCTTACAATGGGGATTAATTTACTGGAGCTGGATTTCCTTAAACCGATACCCCAAAATGAATCCACTTTCAATTTACCTGATAAGCGCGGTGAGAAGATGGTTGCTGAATGTAAAACCGATTTTTTGAAACCGAATATCTCTAATTTGGTTATGGACGACCCATTTACATCAGTGGCAGAAGAAGccttttccaaaaaatctaACGATATTAAGATAGAGTCAGATTCCTTGTTTTATCCCACAAAAAGTCCCTCTTATTCTGCGAGAGACGACAATTTGAAGATTGACATTGAACCTTCATTCTATTCCACCGCTATCCCAGCACACACAGCAACTGACACCTCCACTACTGATCATATGAGACAACTGGACTTGATCAAGGATGAGTTATCGCAAGTTGATGCATTTGCTGATTTGTCCCTAGACAAACGATGA
- a CDS encoding ferlin, putative (overlaps_old_locusTagID:BBM_III02505), translating to MLGITLFEVMFSDGVANVWNAVCKVRCSGYEFWTDVCENVTTIAYWNQSFVANISVTEVANITIIIDIEKCNTFQRNTPVGICAIDVTRGTNSEIQKLPVFSAAGGKIIGYFSLKICVKPESNISHLIDSGNPYITTYGKNTDDYTTSQIYHLRIDILRLEGLPVQLINPYVTCEFRSIRLRTNLIQAENENGISDKDTIRSYIFNQTFSFYTLNHSSASDSVTLKLFASENSLLSLSKEIAMGILSYNLLKVQPIAPFWFNLYTQVDGEKFFNGRLLVSGKCVRVTQFGEAKIVAAPFYNLPSATQFNIFVDLYRIITSISSNDLVCEVKCGSSLRKVSINAGKSYLNERVILPISLPEDSNDLNNFKSDYYLEFRLFSNKQLMAHKFTKLKKLFNWQSFSIKSQNNGNFDYLSILMGVEISLTGSSPPMRMRLVKRPFTYRLQIVAAKVNPPTYLNALYFNLAIAGMVKTTSQVTTTTSRPLILQATTVNAEVDVRELGSGNPRLYLCPINIQLVKYIGSTKTQYYGTLELAGDKFSGRVALSGGWDILVNFDLIPSGIVLPLWQPVFKQLSFIISVHRIIIYSSNKYDIGGGDYVFQIYGQKFEFKTPSSKIFRFRCNYPINAHGHSTSTNTNVCIGEKIHVTINNVSNIFGEDQKRNLTFIIAPNGIEKVCPLNAEKDAVNNDKNYDINKNNLPTSIAQGFEDLPIGSDAILHKLRGVHVKQSDSNVIIPKSFLLIAGINGDEIEIAKSPIKVETITPLPYDTASLFECSGGSASVKVGKVKFFTTILHKGSVVSGGKVISDNNLDDFIASSRKLSILSLILNRALCIPFTMVDVAIEFSLGDLKEVVKVGGNIDCGMNLQLDLFWQQQLVVDNTPYLTISVLCGKERVSGIVDLEDLWYLPINIKSETIKMDKGGYLDVEYELVPKETGPTLTPPISMKSKYELRLVVWSVTNVPAGAIDGFVCVKLYTPEYEGKFSTSQFTDLHYNCGGDIAIFNWRFVYPCISYPVPSCILQISFFDYKKLGGHLLLGEYNWDLETIFNKVAASGHGIQEDSTVSLGKCKVQLSMYLLNQAEANAKPVGLGRDEPNLNPKLLTPSHGRAWKDVILSAESSLGISLGLDMSIFYLFIRIGSVAITFIALIIIALVYPAIFA from the exons ATGCTTGGGATAACTCTATTCGAAGTAATGTTTAGTGATGGAGTAGCCAATGTGTGGAATGCCGTTTGCAAGGTTCGTTGCTCTGGATACGAATTTTGGACCGATGTGTGTGAAAACGTCACTACAATTGCCTATTGGAACCAATCCTTTGTGGCAAATATTTCTGTCACTGAAGTAGccaatattacaattatcattgacattgaaaaatgtaataCTTTCCAACGAAATACGCCTGTTGGTATATGCGCTATTGATGTTACAAGGGGTACTAACAGtgaaatacaaaaattaccaGTATTTTCGGCTGCTGGAGGTAAAATCATTGGCTATTTTTCACTCAAAATTTGTGTAAAACCTGAGTCAAACATATCGCATCTGATTGATTCTGGTAATCCGTATATCACAACCTATGGAAAAAATACGGATGATTACACTACTTCCCAAATCTATCACTTGAGAATAGACATTCTAAGGCTTGAAGGTCTTCCTGTACAACTGATAAACCCTTATGTCACTTGTGAATTTAGGAGTATTAGACTTCGAACGAATTTGATTCAAGCAGAAAATGAAAACGGCATTAGTGATAAAGATACAATAAGATCTTATATATTCAACCAAACATTTTCATTCTACACACTTAACCACAGTTCGGCTAGCGATTCTGTTACACTAAAGCTTTTTGCCAGTGAAAATTCGTTACTATCCTTAAGTAAAGAAATCGCTATGGGAATTCTATCCTATAACTTGCTAAAGGTGCAACCGATAGCGCCCTTTTGgttcaatttatatacacaagTAGATGGGGAAAAGTTTTTTAACGGCAGGTTACTTGTGAGTGGAAAGTGTGTTAGAGTTACTCAGTTTGGGGAGGCCAAAATTGTGGCAGCACCTTTTTACAACCTACCGTCAGCGacacaatttaacatttttgtGGATCTATATAGAATAATTACTTCAATTTCAAGTAATGACCTTGTGTGTGAGGTAAAATGTGGGAGTTCACTCAGGAAGGTTAGCATAAATGCTGGAAAG AGTTATTTGAATGAAAGGGTGATTTTACCTATCAGTCTGCCAGAAGATAGCAAtgatttgaataattttaaaagcGATTACTATCTTGAATTTAGGCTATTTTCCAACAAACAACTCATGGCtcacaaatttaccaaacTAAAgaaattattcaattggcaatcattttccattaaatcacaaaataatggtaattttgattatttatctattCTAATGGGCGTGGAAATATCTCTTACTGGTTCATCTCCCCCTATGCGTATGAGATTGGTAAAAAGACCCTTCACTTACCGATTGCAAATTGTGGCAGCGAAAGTTAACCCCCCAACTTATCTAAACGCTTTGTACTtcaatttggcaattgCAGGGATGGTAAAAACTACGTCCCAAGTAACCACCACTACATCTCGTCCACTGATACTACAAGCCACAACTGTAAATGCAGAGGTGGATGTTAGAGAACTTGGCAGTGGAAATCCACGACTGTATCTCTgtccaataaatatacaactaGTCAAGTATATTGGGTCCACTAAGACACAATACTATGGAACGTTAGAATTGGCAggtgataaatttagtgGTAGAGTGGCATTAAGTGGTGGATGGGATATTTTGGTTAACTTCGATCTAATTCCCAGTGGAATAGTGTTGCCATTGTGGCAGCCGGTATTTAAACAACTTAGTTTCATAATCTCTGTGCATCgtataattatatacagCAGCAACAAATATGATATTGGTGGTGGAGATTATGTGTTTCAAATTTACGGTCAAAAATTCGAATTCAAAACCCCTTCCTCGAAAATATTCCGATTCCGCTGCAATTATCCCATAAATGCTCATGGTCACAGCACTTCCACTAATACTAACGTTTGTATTGGTGAAAAAATACATGTAACAATCAACAATGTGagtaatatatttggcGAGGATCAGAAAAGgaatttaacatttataattgcaCCTAATGGGATAGAAAAGGTATGCCCTCTTAATGCTGAAAAGGATGCGgtgaataatgataaaaactatgatattaacaaaaataatttgccCACATCCATTGCTCAGGGTTTTGAGGATCTTCCCATTGGATCAGATGCGATACTGCATAAACTCAGGGGAGTTCATGTCAAACAATCTGATtcaaatgttataataCCCAAGAGTTTCCTACTAATAGCTGGCATTAATGgagatgaaattgaaattgcCAAATCTCCTATTAAAGTGGAAACAATTACACCACTACCATATGACACAGCTAGTCTTTTTGAGTGTAGTGGCGGTTCTGCGAGCGTTAAAGTTGGTAAggtcaaattttttacgACAATTTTGCACAAAG GTTCTGTGGTTTCCGGTGGCAAAGTTATTTCTGATAACAATTTAGATGATTTTATTGCTTCCAGTAGAAAATTATCCATCCTATCATTGATTCTAAATCGTGCATTGTGCATCCCTTTTACAATGGTTGACGTGGCAATTGAGTTTTCGCTGGGGGATTTGAAGGAGGTGGTAAAGGTTGGTGGTAATATTGATTGCGGCATGAATTTGCAGCTAGATCTTTTCTGGCAACAGCAGCTTGTGGTGGATAATACGCCATACCTAACTATAAGCGTGTTATGCGGTAAGGAAAGGGTTAGCGGTATAGTTGATTTGGAAGACTTGTGGTATTTACCTATTAATATCAAATCTGAAACCATAAAAATGGATAAGGGGGGTTACTTGGATGTAGAATATGAACTGGTGCCTAAGGAAACTGGACCAACATTGACACCGCCAATTTCTATGAAATCAAAATACGAGTTGAG ATTGGTTGTATGGTCAGTGACAAATGTACCTGCTGGTGCTATTGATGGCTTTGTGTGTGTGAAACTCTATACACCTGAATATGAAGGTAAATTTTCTACTAGTCAATTCACTGATTTACACTACAACTGTGGTGGAGATATCGCTATTTTCAATTGGAGGTTTGTTTACCCATGCATTTCATACCCAGTTCCCAGTTgtattttgcaaatttcattttttgacTATAAGAAATTAGGTGGTCACTTACTTTTAGGTGAATATAATTGGGATCTCGAgacaatatttaataagGTAGCGGCTTCAGGGCATGGGATTCAAGAGGATTCTACTGTTTCATTGGGTAAATGTAAGGTACAACTATCTATGTACTTATTGAATCAAGCGGAGGCTAATGCCAAGCCTGTAGGTCTAGGGCGGGATGAACCAAATTTGAACCCAAAATTACTAACCCCTTCCCATGGAAGAGCTTGGAAAGATGTGATTTTAAGTGCAGAATCGTCGCTAGGCATTTCACTAGGTCTGGACATGTCGATTTTTTACTTGTTCATACGAATTGGATCAGTGGCTATAACTTTCATCGCTTTGATCATTATTGCATTAGTTTACCCCGCCATATTTGCATGA
- a CDS encoding hypothetical protein (overlaps_old_locusTagID:BBM_III02510) yields MDREIHKLNQLVSLMPYRNDKNRTDGVNVGSGLPCTSLEEVNLLTKISEYFVKLTGEVLSENFLNGDLGIGGVKRVRKEDRFDRNIHMARLELKKLDAQIEKRKRELRKINGQIKAAKMDRISLLGRITLYQQQLILMAQAKDAIEAIKKEKFDQGRVLAESDDVEISDYIA; encoded by the exons ATGGATCGAgaaatacataaattaaatCAATTGGTGTCCCTAATGCCATACCGTAACGACAAAAATAGGACTGACGGTGTCAATGTTGGGTCTGGTCTACCATGCACATCATTGGAAGAGGTTAACTTATTGACCAAAATAAGTGAGTATTTTGTCAAACTAACGGGTGAAGTTCTCAGTGAAAATTTTCTGAACGGTGACTTGGGTATTGGTGGCGTAAAACGTGTACGCAAAGAGGATAGGTTTGACAGAAATATCCATATGGCCAGGTTGGAACTGAAGAAATTGGACGCACAGATAG AAAAGAGGAAAAGGGAGCTGCGTAAGATTAATGGACAAATAAAGGCGGCAAAGATGGATAGAATATCACTACTAGGCCGCATCACCTTGTACCAACAACAGCTCATCCTAATGGCACAGGCAAAGGATGCCATTGAAGCTATTAAAAAGGAGAAGTTCGATCAAGGTAGAGTTCTAGCGGAATCTGATGATGTTGAGATTTCAGATTATATAGCTTAA